In Primulina huaijiensis isolate GDHJ02 chromosome 6, ASM1229523v2, whole genome shotgun sequence, a single window of DNA contains:
- the LOC140978059 gene encoding probable tetraacyldisaccharide 4'-kinase, mitochondrial isoform X2: MENVRKAVRQIAYSHTLSSLPLLHLSLLPLLSFASSLYSIALSLRHHLYNLKILTKHSVGNLTWGGNGKTPMVEFLARLLIDSGVSPLILTRGYGGADEAKMLRRHLQGTCAKIGIGVNRAATASSFLEKYGYVNVHDIRCSKRIFSEEKEKNLSNSDQIGAAILDDGMQHLSLWRDLEIVMINAMMPWGNHRLVPLGPLREPLTALGRADIVIIHHADLVQEKDIKALESSVQKVKESVPIFLTEMAPLHFFKPGDVSFKIPLEAVKNKILLCISGIGFADSFIQRIDKMGPRYLDRLDFSDHHLFRMKDINIVRTRIQTLESKFAAKPIVVATEKDYDRSPRILQLLEPYEVLVVCCRLQILPHDERTENSFEKIMMELFRRDERGDC; this comes from the exons ATGGAGAATGTGCGCAAAGCGGTGAGGCAAATAGCTTATTCGCACACACTCTCTTCCCTTCCTCTCCTGCACCTCTCTCTCCTTCCGCTCCTCTCCTTTGCTTCTTCCCTATACAGCATCGCTCTATCCCTCCGCCACCACCTTTATAATCTAAAGATCCTCACCAAACACAG TGTTGGGAATTTGACATGGGGTGGCAACGGGAAGACGCCAATGGTGGAGTTTCTTGCGCGCTTATTGATTGATTCTGGGGTTTCTCCTCTCATTCTTACAAGG GGTTATGGCGGTGCTGATGAAGCTAAAATGCTTCGGAGGCATCTGCAAGGGACATGTGCAAAGATTGGCATTGGTGTGAACCGAGCTGCCACAGCGTCGAGTTTTCTTGAAAAGTATGGCTACGTGAATGTCCATGACATTCGTTGTTCGAAACGAATATTTTCTGAGGAGAAAGAGAAAAACCTTTCCAACTCAGACCAAATTGGTGCAGCTATACTTGATGATGGAATGCAG CATCTGAGCTTATGGCGTGACCTGGAAATTGTGATGATCAATGCGATGATGCCATGGGGAAATCATCGGTTGGTTCCACTTGGACCATTAAGGGAACCTCTGACAGCATTGGGCCGAGCAGATATTGTCATCATTCATCATGCAGATTTG GTGCAGGAAAAAGACATTAAAGCCCTGGAATCATCAGTTCAGAAGGTCAAAGAATCTGTTCCTATATTCTTAACTGAAATGGCTCCATTACACTTCTTCAAACCTGGAGACGTGTCTTTTAAAATTCCACTGGAGGCTGTAAAAAACAAGATTCTGTTGTGCATATCTGGGATTGGTTTTGCCGACTCCTTCATTCAAAGGATTGATAAG ATGGGACCAAGATATTTGGATCGGTTAGACTTCAGTGATCACCATTTGTTTCGAATGAAG GATATTAACATAGTAAGAACTAGGATTCAAACACTTGAGTCCAAGTTTGCTGCTAAGCCAATTGTTGTTGCGACTGAAAAG GATTATGACAGATCTCCACGGATTCTTCAACTCCTTGAACCATACGAAGTATTGGTTGTTTGTTGTCGCTTGCAAATATTGCCGCACGACGAGAGAACAGAAAATAGCTTTGAGAAGATCA TGATGGAGCTTTTCAGGCGAGATGAACGTGGCGATTGCTGA
- the LOC140978059 gene encoding probable tetraacyldisaccharide 4'-kinase, mitochondrial isoform X1 — translation MENVRKAVRQIAYSHTLSSLPLLHLSLLPLLSFASSLYSIALSLRHHLYNLKILTKHRLPVPVISVGNLTWGGNGKTPMVEFLARLLIDSGVSPLILTRGYGGADEAKMLRRHLQGTCAKIGIGVNRAATASSFLEKYGYVNVHDIRCSKRIFSEEKEKNLSNSDQIGAAILDDGMQHLSLWRDLEIVMINAMMPWGNHRLVPLGPLREPLTALGRADIVIIHHADLVQEKDIKALESSVQKVKESVPIFLTEMAPLHFFKPGDVSFKIPLEAVKNKILLCISGIGFADSFIQRIDKMGPRYLDRLDFSDHHLFRMKDINIVRTRIQTLESKFAAKPIVVATEKDYDRSPRILQLLEPYEVLVVCCRLQILPHDERTENSFEKIMMELFRRDERGDC, via the exons ATGGAGAATGTGCGCAAAGCGGTGAGGCAAATAGCTTATTCGCACACACTCTCTTCCCTTCCTCTCCTGCACCTCTCTCTCCTTCCGCTCCTCTCCTTTGCTTCTTCCCTATACAGCATCGCTCTATCCCTCCGCCACCACCTTTATAATCTAAAGATCCTCACCAAACACAG GTTACCGGTGCCTGTGATTAGTGTTGGGAATTTGACATGGGGTGGCAACGGGAAGACGCCAATGGTGGAGTTTCTTGCGCGCTTATTGATTGATTCTGGGGTTTCTCCTCTCATTCTTACAAGG GGTTATGGCGGTGCTGATGAAGCTAAAATGCTTCGGAGGCATCTGCAAGGGACATGTGCAAAGATTGGCATTGGTGTGAACCGAGCTGCCACAGCGTCGAGTTTTCTTGAAAAGTATGGCTACGTGAATGTCCATGACATTCGTTGTTCGAAACGAATATTTTCTGAGGAGAAAGAGAAAAACCTTTCCAACTCAGACCAAATTGGTGCAGCTATACTTGATGATGGAATGCAG CATCTGAGCTTATGGCGTGACCTGGAAATTGTGATGATCAATGCGATGATGCCATGGGGAAATCATCGGTTGGTTCCACTTGGACCATTAAGGGAACCTCTGACAGCATTGGGCCGAGCAGATATTGTCATCATTCATCATGCAGATTTG GTGCAGGAAAAAGACATTAAAGCCCTGGAATCATCAGTTCAGAAGGTCAAAGAATCTGTTCCTATATTCTTAACTGAAATGGCTCCATTACACTTCTTCAAACCTGGAGACGTGTCTTTTAAAATTCCACTGGAGGCTGTAAAAAACAAGATTCTGTTGTGCATATCTGGGATTGGTTTTGCCGACTCCTTCATTCAAAGGATTGATAAG ATGGGACCAAGATATTTGGATCGGTTAGACTTCAGTGATCACCATTTGTTTCGAATGAAG GATATTAACATAGTAAGAACTAGGATTCAAACACTTGAGTCCAAGTTTGCTGCTAAGCCAATTGTTGTTGCGACTGAAAAG GATTATGACAGATCTCCACGGATTCTTCAACTCCTTGAACCATACGAAGTATTGGTTGTTTGTTGTCGCTTGCAAATATTGCCGCACGACGAGAGAACAGAAAATAGCTTTGAGAAGATCA TGATGGAGCTTTTCAGGCGAGATGAACGTGGCGATTGCTGA
- the LOC140978060 gene encoding autophagy-related protein 8C-like produces the protein MAKSSFKLEHPLERRQAEASRIREKYPDRIPVIVEKAERSDIPDIDKKKYLVPGDLTVGQFVYVIRKRIKLGAEKAIFVFVKNILPPTASMMSAIYEENKDEDGFLYMTYSGENTFGSS, from the exons ATGGCTAAAAGCTCCTTCAAATTGGAACACCCTCTCG AGAGGCGACAGGCTGAGGCTTCTCGTATCAGGGAGAAGTACCCCGACAGAATTCCG GTTATTGTGGAAAAGGCTGAAAGAAGTGATATTCCGGACATTGACAAGAAAAA ATATCTAGTTCCTGGTGATCTGACAGTGGGGCAGTTTGTCTATGTTATTCGTAAAAGAATTAAGCTCGGTGCTGAGAAAGCCATATTTGTGTTTGTCAAGAACATTCTTCCTCCCACTG CTTCCATGATGTCTGCAATTTATGAGGAAAACAAAGATGAGGATGGTTTCTTGTACATGACTTACAGTGGCGAGAATACCTTCGGATCGAGCTGA
- the LOC140978057 gene encoding uncharacterized protein, whose protein sequence is MKITLERAKVQVEHFPRVSLDSPHPSDLSHKSTSTRKWPSRRIKNSSVGVLLKRGVGTQSAKRGSHPETPMQRWKLDAINDENDSVVEEKSSLDAGLRGFRKGKTAVSARKLAAGLWRLRLPEYPSHGGHSLGVQPRDGRVHRVDAVHRPHDKDLVHSQHSCSALRKFGMSSQFPDSLTEGVTKWDPVGSKRSTELRGGSGQPKRIDQRETSGLVISALERELEHARARISELETERRSSKKKLEQFLLKLSEERASWRSREHEKISAILHNMKAELIKEKKTRQRLETVNSKLVNQLSEAKLYAKRYMQQSEKERKARELIEEVCDELAKEIGDDRGEVEAAKRESMKVQEDVEEERKMLQMAEVWREERVQMKLVDAKVMLEEKYVQMNNLVADLQTLLNLRSTISDIGEIKKAELLCEAAGSVNIQDVRELRYEPPSSDEIFCLFEDNFGESNKMEAERCLGYGPCHDSQIHTVSPGVGILVEDGALALSNVFKSQSGELEEDTSEWETASHVEDQGSSYSPDGSDHSVSTHFQARNISRSREETPFKDDGEVLVPRNSKKALSISRLWRSQPSNNSDSYKLLSADRIKGRLSNGATTSPDHVSPPDLAEQLSSPVAGNPQVTRGRKGCIEWPLGVQKSSLKARLLEARMDNQNTQLRQVLKQKI, encoded by the exons ATGAAGATAACCTTAGAAAGAGCCAAAGTCCAAGTAGAACACTTTCCTAGAGTTTCTCTGGACTCCCCACATCCATCAGATCTCTCGCACAAGTCCACTTCCACTCGCAAGTGGCCTAGCCGGAGAATCAAGAACTCCAGCGTCGGTGTGTTGTTGAAAAGGGGAGTTGGGACCCAGTCTGCTAAACGGGGCAGCCACCCAGAAACCCCTATGCAAAGATGGAAGCTTGATGCAATTAATGACGAGAATGATTCGGTGGTGGAGGAGAAATCGTCTCTAGATGCTGGCTTGAGAGGTTTCCGGAAAGGTAAGACCGCCGTGTCGGCGAGGAAGCTGGCCGCCGGACTTTGGAGGCTGCGTTTGCCGGAGTATCCGAGTCATGGTGGCCACAGTTTAGGAGTTCAG CCAAGAGATGGCCGTGTTCATCGTGTGGACGCCGTGCATCGTCCTCACGACAAGGATTTGGTACACAGTCAGCATTCTTGTTCTGCTCTTAGAAAG TTTGGCATGTCTTCTCAATTTCCCGACTCTCTGACCGAGGGAGTAACAAAGTGGGATCCTGTTGGTTCGAAAAGGTCTACTGAGTTGAGGGGGGGATCTGGCCAACCAAAGCGCATTGACCAACGGGAAACTTCTGGTTTGGTGATATCTGCCCTTGAGAGAGAACTTGAGCATGCTAGAGCCAGAATCAGTGAGCTCGAAACTGAGCGTCGATCTTCTAAAAAGAAACTTGAGCAGTTCTTGCTGAAACTCAGTGAGGAAAGGGCTTCTTGGCGGAGTAGAGAACATGAAAAAATCAGTGCAATTTTACACAATATGAAGGCTGAATtaatcaaagaaaagaaaaccagGCAGCGACTTGAGACGGTCAATTCCAAGTTGGTAAATCAGTTATCTGAAGCTAAGTTATATGCGAAGCGCTATATGCAACAAAGTGAAAAGGAGAGGAAGGCCAGGGAACTGATAGAGGAGGTCTGTGATGAGCTTGCTAAAGAAATCGGAGACGACAGGGGTGAAGTTGAAGCAGCAAAGAGAGAATCGATGAAAGTTCAAGAGGATGTGGAAGAAGAGAGAAAGATGTTGCAGATGGCTGAGGTTTGGCGTGAGGAACGAGTGCAAATGAAGCTGGTCGATGCAAAGGTTATGCTTGAAGAGAAGTATGTGCAGATGAACAATCTAGTAGCCGATCTTCAGACCCTTTTGAATTTGAGAAGTACAATTTCCGATATAGGTGAAATAAAAAAAGCAGAATTGCTCTGTGAGGCTGCTGGCTCTGTCAACATACAAGATGTCAGGGAATTAAGATACGAGCCCCCAAGTTCTGATGAAATCTTCTGTCTCTTTGAAGATAATTTTGGAGAATCCAACAAGATGGAGGCTGAGCGATGTCTTGGATATGGTCCTTGCCATGACTCCCAGATTCACACAGTGAGTCCTGGGGTGGGAATTCTTGTTGAAGATGGTGCTCTTGCACTTTCCAACGTGTTTAAGAGTCAAAGTGGTGAACTAGAAGAAGATACTAGTGAGTGGGAAACAGCGAGCCATGTTGAGGATCAGGGCTCAAGTTATTCCCCCGATGGAAGCGATCATTCAGTCAGCACGCATTTTCAAGCCAGAAATATTTCAAGAAGCAGAGAGGAGACACCTTTTAAGGACGACGGAGAAGTTCTGGTGCCAAGAAATTCGAAAAAGGCCTTGTCTATTTCTAGGCTTTGGAGATCACAACCGAGTAACAACAGTGATAGTTATAAACTCTTGTCAGCTGATAGAATAAAGGGGAGACTTTCGAATGGAGCTACTACATCCCCAGATCATGTTAGTCCACCGGATTTGGCTGAACAATTGAGCTCGCCTGTCGCAGGAAATCCACAGGTGACTCGAGGGAGGAAAGGATGCATTGAATGGCCACTTGGTGTGCAGAAGAGTAGTTTAAAGGCCAGACTTTTGGAAGCAAGGATGGATAATCAAAATACCCAATTGCGCCAGGTTTTAAAGCAGAAAATCTAG